In Corvus moneduloides isolate bCorMon1 chromosome 3, bCorMon1.pri, whole genome shotgun sequence, one DNA window encodes the following:
- the ATRAID gene encoding LOW QUALITY PROTEIN: all-trans retinoic acid-induced differentiation factor (The sequence of the model RefSeq protein was modified relative to this genomic sequence to represent the inferred CDS: inserted 1 base in 1 codon; deleted 1 base in 1 codon) → MGGSGGQRMSRIRAAERAGSARNGGPGGKPRVSESPIGAVPRSGVPGLEVPGRQGSRGCPKAEEVVLFRGAXFGGVPGLGGARGSRDARESRVPRVSVLPMTPRPLQVCGLCPGPPRNGSIVSRFCESRGDTESDGRCCRERGLSPGRLLGLDLSNCSLHSVPPGLAEATTAIILDLTENPLTTLPNGSFLGFIHLQSLAVPLALECPGGSDAWQDVTVDGSSRLCQEQRNPCNSSVELAWPCPENSVCAPDGPGLVQCLCDNPFHGYKCLREGTFPMLLFSGILGTATVSLSLLLWGTQRRKAKTP, encoded by the exons ATGGGGGGCTCTGGTGGGCAGAGGATGTCACGGATCAGAGCTGCCGAGAGGGCAGGGAGTGCCCGGAACGGAGGT CCGGGGGGGAAACCGAGGGTCAGTGAGTCCCCGATCGGGGCTGTCCCGAGGTCCGGGGTGCCCGGCTTGGAGGTGCCCGGGCGTCAGGGAAGTCGTGGTTGCCCTAAGGCCGAGGAGGTTGTCCTTTTCCGGGGAG GGttcgggggggtcccggggctcGGGGGTGCTCGGGGATCGCGGGATGCACGGGAGTCCCGGGTGCCCCGGGTGTCGGTGCTGCCCATGACCCCTCGACCTCTGCAGGTGTGCGGGCTCtgcccggggccgccgcggaACGGCTCCATCGTGTCCCGGTTCTGTGAGTCCCGGGGCGACACTGAGAGCGACGGGCGCTGCTGCCGGGAGCGGGGCCTGTCCCCAGGGCGGCTTCTGGG GCTGGACCTGAGCAACTGCTCCCTGCACAGTGTACCCCCGGGACTGGCCGAGGCCACCACTGCCATCATCCT GGACTTGACTGAGAACCCCCTGACAACTCTCCCCAATGGCTCCTTCCTGGGCTTCATCCACCTGCAGAGCCT CGCGGTGCCACTGGCACTGGAGTGTCCGGGTGGGAGTGACGCCTGGCAGGACGTGACAGTGGATGGGAGCAGCCGGCTGTGCCAGGAACAGAGGAACCCCTGCAACAGCTCTGTGGAACTCG cctggccaTGTCCTGAAAACTCTGTATGTGCCCCCGACGGCCCCGGCCTCGTCCAGTGCCTCTGTGACAATCCCTTCCATGGCTACAAGTGCCTGCGTGAG GGCACGTTCCCGATGCTTCTCTTCAGCGGAATCCTGGGCACTGCcactgtgtccctgtccctgctgctgtggggcacCCAGCGGAGGAAGGCCAAGAccccctga